Within Gimesia chilikensis, the genomic segment TCCGTATCTTTGAAATACCAGATATCGGGAGTCGCTGAGACATAGACGCCCCCTTTCCAGAAGGCCAGACCGGTGGGCCAGGAGAGCCCCTCGGCAAAGATCGTCGAACGATCGAACTTGCCGTCCCCGTCGACATCTTCCAGCACACGCACTTTGCCGATCGGTGCTGACTTCTGCTCAGCCCAGGCTTCATCTTTTGATTTATCCGTGTAGGGATAATCATTCATCTCGATCACATACGCGAGCCCGTTCTCGTCATACTGCATCGCTACCGGATCGGTGACTAAAGGTTCCGCCGCCAGCAGTTCCATGCGAAAACCGTTGAGCAAGCGGAAGGTCGCTTCTGCTTTGTCCGGTGCGGTCGGTTCCAGATGAGGCAGCTTTTCAGCCAGCGAATCGTTTGGCATCGGGCGATTCTCAGCGGAAGTAATGCGACCAAGGTTGATCGCTCCGATCGCGAGAATGGTTCCCACAGTGAGTAGCAGAGTCGGTTTGCAGAGAATAGAACGCATCAGAAACCTCTCAACGGCTAAAGTGACATCCTGCAGTGCACAGAACATTAAGAAGGAAGGTTAATAAATTGTAGGCACTGGTCCCGCCTGATTACAAGCGAGCTCCTCTGGAACCCCGACTTTTGAGAACCGCGCATAAAAAAACTCTCTCCGCCGACAGCGAAGAGAGTTGAGTTCGTGTAGCTGATACTGCGCTTAAACAGCAGGCTGACCGGTGAAGTATTCCGGTTCCATGCCTTCTTTCCATTTAATGTTGCAGCCGATGCTGGGCTTCTGATTTTCGGTGACCGGATCTCCAGCGATCACGGCATCACAGGCCGCTTTGAGGTCGGCACCAGTCACGGCTTTGTCATTCCCGGGACGGCTGTCGTCGAACTGGCCACGATAGACGAGTTTCTGCTCCTGATCGAACAGGAAGAAGTCGGGAGTACAGGCTGCTTTGTAAGCCTTGGCAACTTCCTGAGTCCCATCGTAGAGATAAGGGAAGTTGTAGCCTGCGGATTTTGCTTCTTCGACCATCTTTTCCGGACTGTCATCAGGGTGAGTGGCGACATCGTTGGCACTGATGCCGACGACTGCCAGTCCTTTAGCCATGTATTCATCGGCAAATGCAGCCAGTGCCTCGCGGAGGTGAATCACGAAGGGGCAGTGATTGCACATGAAGATGACCAGCAGGCCTTTGGAATCTTTAAAATCGCTGAGCGATACCGTCTGTCCGTCGACATTCTTCAGTGAAAAGTCGGGGGCCTGCGTTCCGAGGGGTAACATTGTTGAGGCAGTTTTGACCATGGTATGTTCTCCTTTCTCAATCGATCAGGAAGTATTACGCTATTCCTGAGCAGAAGTTTTTGATGCAAATTTTTCGATCAGGGGAGCGACCACCTGACGGGGTACGAAGTCCCTGAGTTTCTCTTCAGCCACATCACCGCCCAGTTGCGCGATCTGTTTAATCAGCGAACTGGAGATGTGCGTGTATTTTTCACTGGCCATCAGGAAGACCGTTTCGATATCACCTGACAGCGTGCGGTTAGCCAGCGACATCGTGAATTCTGCTTCCACATCGGTCAGGGTGCGCAACCCGCGAAGCATGACGCCGCCGCCACACTCTTTTACGAAGTTGACAGCCAGCCCCTGGAAGCATTTGACTTCCACATTCGGACAGTTCTGTACGAGCAGTTCCAGCAGTTGTTGTCGTTCCTCGGGGGAAAACAGCGGACGTTTATCGGGGTTGATCCCGATGCCCACGGTGATCTTGTCGTAAATCACCGCGCCCCGTTCCACAATATCCAGATGACCCAGGGTTGGTGGATCAAAACTGCCGACATAAACAGCATGATGTGGATTGAGCGAACCTGTCACGACACTGCCTTTCCTCTCCGGGGGTGATCAATAACTCCTTTCATTGTAGCTGGATTCGCAATTGATCCAAACGGACAGCCTCCACTTTCTCTGATGAATCAACAGATTTGAATTCCAACCGCGGTCTGAATTGAAAATCAACTCGACACCTAGTGTAATAGGATCTGTAATTTCAAGTTCAGGCAATCCGGGAAAGCCAGGTTGCCTCTGCCATAGAATCTTCCCTGATCTGCCAGAGGGCATTTACAGAGATCATTTACCAGGAGTCTCCTGCCATGCGATTGTCACCTCGCCCATCAACTGTCTCGCTGTCCGTCTGGGCCGGCGTAATGCTGTGTCTCATCAATCCGCTGACCGCTGCACCTCAGACGCTGCAGGAAGTTTCTGAATTACTACAGGCTCCTGTCAGTCAGGCTAATCAGAAACAGGTGCTGGAATTTTTCAAAAAGAAATACCAGAAAGAAAAGGATCTCACCAAAGGGGACCAGAAGTATCTGATTCAGAAGACCGACGATGGTGGCGGCTACGCCGGCTGGTTCTTCAAAGCACAGCCGGGTGACCAGGTTGTTATTTTCGCTGAGAAAGGCCGCTCATGGCCGATGATCGAGCTGGGAAATACCGGTTACTTTGCCCGGGTGGAACGTTTCCCGAACTTCTCCTCAGTCCATTATCGTTATGACGTTAACGGCGACCGTTTACCGGCCGGCAAAAACAGTCGTTTCGGGTTCGAAAGCTATGAATGGAAACCCGAAAGCGTGAAACAGACTGGCGTCCCAGAGGGTACGCTCACCAAGATGCCCACCTTTGAAAGTCAGAAACATTATCCCGGCACCGTGCGTGACTGGTGGGTCTATGTGCCAGCGCAATACAAAGACTCCAAGACTCCAGCCAAGCTGATCGTCTTCGCGGATGGCGGCGGTTACTGTCACAATGACGGAAATGCGACTATCGTGCTGGACAACCTGATCCACGCGAAAAAAATTCCGGTGACCATCGCCGTCTTCATCAATCCGGGCGTCTTCCCTGCCGGCACGAAAGGGAAGCAGGAAGTCCGCAACCGCAGCAATGAATACGATACCTGCACCGCGCAGTATGCCACATTCCTCGATGAAGAGATGCTGCCCATCGTTCGCAAAGAATACCGGATCTCGGACAAGCCGGAAGATCATATTTTCTGTGGTGCCTCTTCTGGAGGAAGCTGTGCCTTCACGGCTGCCTGGCATCGGAATGACCTGTTCGGCAAAGTGATCTCATTTGTCGGCAGTTTCTGTGACTTCCGCGGAATCGACGATTACCCGTCCCGCGAAAAAAACACGCTGCCTCTCGACCAGTTTGGTCCATGGAAAACCGCCCACGATTACCCGGGTCTGATCCGTAAACAGTATCCTCAAAAGAAGATCAAAGTCTTTCTGCAGGACGGAGATAACGACTTGGACAACAAGCTGGGCAACTGGTTTTTGAACAATGAACGGATGGCAGCCGCGTTGGCTTACAGTGGCTACGAATACTGGTTCGTTGAAGGGCATGGCATGCACAGCAGCCGGCACGGAAAAGCCGTTCTGCCAGAAGCACTGGTCTGGATCTGGCAGTCCGATTCAGAGAAATAACGAGCAGGGTTTCAAGCGAGTTATTTCCCTCGAATCGTACCATTCGTTCACAATTTTATTTGACGAACGAGAGACAGGTCGATAAATTTACTTCATTAAATATTCAGTGGGGGATCTTCCGGTTGCGGGCTTCAGCGACAGGACCCTGGAGCCAGCGACTGTTCCGTCTCCCCTGAATTTCAGGAAGTATTCAATTAAGATTTACGCTGACAGAAATGAGCTTAGCGTTCTACCCGGTGTGGAACAGTGTCTGCTGACTGAAGTTTCCAGAGATTGCTGCCTCAGAGTTACCTGCCTTGAACGTCATCACAGCCTGGATTGTGCGCTGGCTGGAACACAAGTGATTGTCTGTTAGTACTTTTACTGATTTCAAGGAGGATCGCTTATGACCGTCGAAACCTACTCTCAAAAAGCCAGGAAGCTATCAGAAAAAATTGAACAGACCATTGCCCTGAGAACCGGCAGTCAGGTTCAGTCGCTGAAAGTGGATATTCTGGGAGAGATCGTCGTGCTTTCGGGACGCACTGATTCCTTTTACCACAAACAGCTGGCAACCCACGCCGCACTGAGTGAAATCGATCAGTACGCCCTCACCAACAACATTCGCGTTGAATCCTGATCGAGGTCTGCTTTCCTGCAGGATTCAGGAAAGGTCCCACACCGTATTGGAATCTGAGCCAGCGACAGGATCAGGATGATCTCTCGCGGCTGATTCCCCGACTATCAACCGACTCGAAACCGTTCAGCCCTCTGACTGCTCACCGGCTGAGGTGGACTCGGTGCCCTCTTTGTTTCGGCTGCCAAACTGAAACTTCTTCTCTTCCCCCCGCATGATCCGACCCAGATTGCTGCGATGACGGATAATAATCAACAGGGGTACCGCGATGCTGAATGCGGTCAGACTCCATTTATCCCGCGTGAAGGCTGCACTTCCCAACTGCACGAACTGGGCGATACCAAACGCGAGTGCCGCCACAATCGAGCTGAGCGCCACGATCCGCGAAACAAAAAATGTCAGGGCAAATGCCCCGACAGCCGCCAGGGTTGACCAGGGGCCCAGTACCAGAATCACACCCAGACTGGTCGCAACTCCTTTACCTCCGCGAAACCCAAGCCAGACCGGAAACATGTGCCCGACAATCGTGGCAATGCCACTCAAAACGCGGGCATGATCGAAGTCGGGGGAATCCGGGCTGACAAACAGCGCGGGAATGAACAGGACCGGCAACAGTCCTTTCAGTGCATCGAGCACCAGTACCACAATACCCCATTTGGCGCCTAACGTGCGGGCCACGTTCGTCGCACCGATGTTTCCACTGCCGACCTTACGGATATCGGTGCCGGCAACCAGCCTGGCTGTCACCAGGCCAAAAGGAATGGAACCGGCCAGATAGGAGAGGACCGCGACAAAAAACCAGAAATAATCTGTAAACATCAGCAGGGGCGATTCGTATAATAAAGTCAGAGGCATGACAGGACGTTTTCTGTGCCAGTGATAATACCCGACAGCGGTAGATGAGCACAACGACAGGTCCTGACGCCAGTTATAAATAATCAACATCAGTACCCACCAGCCGGGGTCCAGCGATAGTTCTATTCGCCTCCCCGGTTAAAAATCTGACAAACTGTTAGCCCTGTCCCCTTGAATGTATTATTCTGAACAGGACAGGGCTCCCTTCTCTGATACTCTGTTTCTCTCTCACAAAACAATGACAGAAAAAGCACTCCCAATTCTCTCGTCCGGCCATGCATCTCAATCGGATCGCGATCAGGGCCTGTATCCCGCGCGCTGGTGGCATCGTGAGGCAGAAAAGATCGTTTGTGATCTCTGTCCCCGTGCCTGCGCTCTGGGGGAAAATGATCGAGGATTCTGCTTTGTCCGCCAGAATCTGGGCGGTGAAATGGCACTGACCACCTTTGGTCGCAGTACCGGGTTCTGCGTCGATCCGATCGAAAAGAAACCACTCAACCATTTTTATCCCGGTTCGAGCGTGCTGTCTTTCGGCACCGCAGGCTGTAACCTGGGTTGTAAGTTCTGTCAGAACTGGGACATTTCCAAATCGCGGGAAATCGAACGTTTGAGCGCCCGGGCTTTCCCGGAAGAAATTGCCCACGTCGCCGCACAACTGGGCTGCCAGAGTGTCGCGTTTACCTACAACGACCCGATCATCTGGTCGGAATATGCGATCGAAACTTCCAAAGCCTGTCACTCCCGGGGTGTCAAAACGGTCGCTGTGACAGCAGGTTACATCACCGAGTCGGCCCGCGCGGATTTCTTTGAGCACATTGACGCCGCCAATATCGACCTCAAAGCGTTTACCGAGGAATTTTACTACCGCATTACGTTGTCTCATCTCCAACCTGTCCTGGATACCCTGGGCTGGTTAAAACGGGAAACGGATGTCTGGTTCGAAATAACCAATTTAGTGATTCCCCAGGCCAATGATGATGACGACGAATTCCAGCGGATGTGTGACTGGATCCTCAACGAAGTGGGAGACGAGGTCCCACTGCACTTCTCTGCCTTCCATCCGGACTTCCGCATGCTGGACCGGGGTGGCACTCCCCCAGAAACTCTGATCCGGGCCCGTGAGATCGCACTCGCCGCCGGTTTAAAATATGCCTACACCGGAAACGTGAATGATGTCCGCCGACAGAGTACTTATTGTCCCTCTTGTGGCGAGACACTGATTGAACGCAACTGGTACCAGCTCGGAAAGTATGCCCTGAACGGCAACCGCTGTCAGTATTGTAACACGCAGATTGCCGGACATTTCGATCAACGACCGGGCGACTGGGGTCAAAAGCGACTCCCCGTGGATATGCAGTCATTTTTGAAACAGCATCCACTCCCTTCTTCTTCCAGCGAACAGCAGAAAGGTTCCACGTCGATGCAAAGCAATTCCACGACTGCCAGGATCGAACTTTCTCCCGAACATCATCAGAGACTGCTGCAGAAAGCGGCTGCGGTGGTAGTGGGAACTGCGACTCGCACCGTGCCGGCCGAGATCGCTTTGGAAGAACTGGAAACCATGGTCATCAATGGTGCGTTTGTGAGCCTCAAACGGCAGGGGCAGCTGCGGTCCTGCTGTGGTAACTTCGGTCAGCCCCTTCCGCTGGGACAGGCGCTCCACCAGGCAGCCATCCGCGCCGCGAAAGACGACCCGCGGTTTCCCCCCATCTCACCAAGTGAAATCGAACAACTGGACGTCGAAGTCTGGCTGCTCTCCGATCTGGAGCTGGTAGAAGAACAGGGCCTCGATCGTTTGAAGGCGGTTCAGGTCGGCCTGCATGGACTGCAGATTCGCGCCGATGGCCGCAGCGGATTATTACTGCCCGGGGTGCCATTGGATCATGGCTGGAATGAAGAGGAATTTCTGAACCAGACCTGCATCAAGGCAGGGCTCCCTCCGACCGCATGGAAAGATCCGGGAACCACGCTGCTCCGCTATCAGGGCGTTTCCTGTAAGGCCAAACTGGTCGAGATGCTGGATGCACCGCTGGAGAAAGTAGCGACTCAGATTCTGAGTCACCGCGAGTTCGCTCAGTATCAGCAGTACATCCAGTCAACGATCGAGGCATTAAGACTGGGACAGGTTCCTTCCTACTATTGCCCGCAAGTCTCGGATGCCAACATTCAGGGAGTGGCCCTGATCCTGATTCACGAGAACACTTCGGAAGAACTGGTACTCTCCAAATGGGCGTTGAAGCAGTCGTTCCCGATGCAGTCGACCGTCTTCTCCATGTGCCAGCAACTCGCGCAGATCATTGCCCGACAGAATTTGAGGCCGGGTGAATTCCAGGTCAAACTGGTACTGGCGACCGATCCCGCCCTGCATGGCCCGGTCGAAGGACTTAATCTGGAGAACTTCGATTCCCGCAACCGCAGTCTGCTCGTGATCGAAGGTCAGAAAACAGGCTGGTTCTATCAGCGGGAAGAGTCCGCAGCCGAAATCATCTCTCGGGCCCAGGAGTCAATGTCGCTGATGCAGCTGGAAACTGCCCAGGTCGCCAGCATGGCCACACAGTCAGCCGTACCCCGGTTTGAGATCGTCAATCGGCCCCGGGCAGAACTGGGAACGGAAATCCGCCCCACGGGAGTTGCAGGCACGTTTTACCCTGCCGACCCCGAGAGCGTGGAAACGCAGTTGGACGAACTGTTTCGCGACGAAGCGGAACCTCACACATGGGCTGCAGCCATGGTGCCTCATGCAGGCTGGAAGTACTCCGGCAAGATCGCTGCTGATGTTCTACAGCGAATCAAACTACCCTCCTCGATTATCGTGATCGGCCCCAAGCACACGCGGGAGGGCGTGGAATGGGCGGTGGCCCCTCACA encodes:
- a CDS encoding thioredoxin family protein, whose protein sequence is MVKTASTMLPLGTQAPDFSLKNVDGQTVSLSDFKDSKGLLVIFMCNHCPFVIHLREALAAFADEYMAKGLAVVGISANDVATHPDDSPEKMVEEAKSAGYNFPYLYDGTQEVAKAYKAACTPDFFLFDQEQKLVYRGQFDDSRPGNDKAVTGADLKAACDAVIAGDPVTENQKPSIGCNIKWKEGMEPEYFTGQPAV
- a CDS encoding alpha/beta hydrolase, with translation MRLSPRPSTVSLSVWAGVMLCLINPLTAAPQTLQEVSELLQAPVSQANQKQVLEFFKKKYQKEKDLTKGDQKYLIQKTDDGGGYAGWFFKAQPGDQVVIFAEKGRSWPMIELGNTGYFARVERFPNFSSVHYRYDVNGDRLPAGKNSRFGFESYEWKPESVKQTGVPEGTLTKMPTFESQKHYPGTVRDWWVYVPAQYKDSKTPAKLIVFADGGGYCHNDGNATIVLDNLIHAKKIPVTIAVFINPGVFPAGTKGKQEVRNRSNEYDTCTAQYATFLDEEMLPIVRKEYRISDKPEDHIFCGASSGGSCAFTAAWHRNDLFGKVISFVGSFCDFRGIDDYPSREKNTLPLDQFGPWKTAHDYPGLIRKQYPQKKIKVFLQDGDNDLDNKLGNWFLNNERMAAALAYSGYEYWFVEGHGMHSSRHGKAVLPEALVWIWQSDSEK
- the amrB gene encoding AmmeMemoRadiSam system protein B yields the protein MQSNSTTARIELSPEHHQRLLQKAAAVVVGTATRTVPAEIALEELETMVINGAFVSLKRQGQLRSCCGNFGQPLPLGQALHQAAIRAAKDDPRFPPISPSEIEQLDVEVWLLSDLELVEEQGLDRLKAVQVGLHGLQIRADGRSGLLLPGVPLDHGWNEEEFLNQTCIKAGLPPTAWKDPGTTLLRYQGVSCKAKLVEMLDAPLEKVATQILSHREFAQYQQYIQSTIEALRLGQVPSYYCPQVSDANIQGVALILIHENTSEELVLSKWALKQSFPMQSTVFSMCQQLAQIIARQNLRPGEFQVKLVLATDPALHGPVEGLNLENFDSRNRSLLVIEGQKTGWFYQREESAAEIISRAQESMSLMQLETAQVASMATQSAVPRFEIVNRPRAELGTEIRPTGVAGTFYPADPESVETQLDELFRDEAEPHTWAAAMVPHAGWKYSGKIAADVLQRIKLPSSIIVIGPKHTREGVEWAVAPHKVWQLPNGNLEADVTLARRLAEEIPGLELDAAAHRSEHAIEVELPLIKRLAPDSHVVGIAFGGGNLQQCDDFAAGLARVIEQRDEPPLLLISSDMNHFATDAENRRLDQLALEKMDALDPDGLLETVRAQHISMCGVLPAVIVMKTLQKMGKLSRVERVGYATSGDVTGDRSRVVGYAGLLIN
- the plsY gene encoding glycerol-3-phosphate 1-O-acyltransferase PlsY; protein product: MFTDYFWFFVAVLSYLAGSIPFGLVTARLVAGTDIRKVGSGNIGATNVARTLGAKWGIVVLVLDALKGLLPVLFIPALFVSPDSPDFDHARVLSGIATIVGHMFPVWLGFRGGKGVATSLGVILVLGPWSTLAAVGAFALTFFVSRIVALSSIVAALAFGIAQFVQLGSAAFTRDKWSLTAFSIAVPLLIIIRHRSNLGRIMRGEEKKFQFGSRNKEGTESTSAGEQSEG
- the coaD gene encoding pantetheine-phosphate adenylyltransferase — its product is MTGSLNPHHAVYVGSFDPPTLGHLDIVERGAVIYDKITVGIGINPDKRPLFSPEERQQLLELLVQNCPNVEVKCFQGLAVNFVKECGGGVMLRGLRTLTDVEAEFTMSLANRTLSGDIETVFLMASEKYTHISSSLIKQIAQLGGDVAEEKLRDFVPRQVVAPLIEKFASKTSAQE
- a CDS encoding BON domain-containing protein, yielding MTVETYSQKARKLSEKIEQTIALRTGSQVQSLKVDILGEIVVLSGRTDSFYHKQLATHAALSEIDQYALTNNIRVES